The sequence ATGGCCCTGAAATGGGAGGAACCGGCAGGTACATAAAATGTTCCTGCCGGTTGAGTATGAAAAATAAAAAGTCAATGTTAAAAGGGTGGGGTTCCTTTACAATATTTAGTATACGCGGAAAATATGACCGAAGTTTGACTAAGCCATAAACATTTCATAAAAAGACTAAAAGAATTATGAGAAATATTTGAAAAAACAGATAGCTTACTACTTTCGGCCTTGGAACAATGAATGAAAGAAGAGGTCGTCTCCTAGCTTTGCATATGATATAATGTAATTAGATGAAAACATGGTACCGTTCATAAGAGAAAGAAGGAATTTTATATGAAGTACTGGGAAGTTTATGAAAGTAAAATAGGACCTCTTACCATTCTATGTGATGATGAAGCGCTTCTAAGAATTGATTTTGGGCGGACGGAGCCTTTGAATGCCGTAAGGGAGCGGACAGAACTGATCCGGAGAGCAGAAGGCCAATTGGAGGAATATATGGCTGGAAAGAGAACAGTGTTTGATCTGCCTCTTAAGCCGGAGGGAACGGAATTTCAAAGAAAGGTTTGGAATGCTTTGTTGCTGATTCCATACGGAGAGACGAAAAGCTATAAGGATATTGCGGTCATGATTGATAATCCCAAAGGCTGCCGTGCGGTTGGCATGGCAAATAACCGCAATCCCATACCTGTCATCATTCCCTGCCACCGGGTGATAGGGGCCACCGGAAGCCTCATAGGATATGGCGGAGGCCTGGATATTAAAGTGAAGTTACTGGATCTGGAGCGCACAGAAGCTTCCTAATATAATTATTAAGAATTTTTGGTGATTCTTTCAGTTCCTTTAATCCCCTATACATTTGATGCAGATAATGTTATAATCCTCATCGTCACCAGGAATGAGTTTGATGATAATGAGGAGTGATTAAAATGAGAAAAAACAAAATGTTGGCAGTAATAGCCATCGCCATGGCAGTTATGATGGCGGCTACGGGCTGTGGATCAAAAGATAATGGGAAATCCTCGCAGGATAATCCTACAGAAGTAAGTGCTGCCGAGACGAAAGTAGCAGGTACAGATGAGACTACGTTAGGTGAGGATGAATCTGATAGTGAGGAAGACGGAACAAACGAAACCACCGAAACCACTGCTTCTGATGCAGGAAACTTAACTTCCGGCGTCTTTACATCGAAATCTGGAAAATATCAGATTACACCGCCCGAGGGCTGGACCATTGAAGACGATGGAGATGAAAGCTCAGTCGCATTCACCTCTCCCAATGGCAATGATCTGCTGGAAGTTGTCTATGTAGAAGGAGATGACGCCGACGGAGCCAGAGAAGTCTATCCGGCTACCATGGAAGAATACAAGGAATTTGTCAGCCGTGGTGAGGATATGGAATTTGTCCGCTATAATGTAGAAAACGGCAGCGACGGAAGCCAGACATTCCGCTATGCAATCCGGTATAAGACGAATCAGGATGGAGTCCGTTATTATGCAATTTCCGGTTCCTACAATGCTGCTACGAAGAAGTACATCAGTGCAGCAGGAACGATTGAATCACCGGACACTGCGGTAGAAGGTCAGATTGAAGCAGCACTGGATACTTTAAAACTGAAATAAAACTGAAAAGTAAGATAAGAATTAAACAGGGGCAAAAGCAGGAATATCTGCTTTTGCCCCTGTTTTTACAGTTTTATAAGGGTGCCGTTAAGGAGTGGCACATCCTCCTCCTGGTGGGTGCTTATGATGACAAGCTTGTCACGGGTCTTTTCTTTGATGTATTGAATTACGGTTCGTTTTGTGTTCTCATCAAGACCGGTAAAGGGTTCGTCCATTAAAATCATATCACAAGGGACTGACAAGGCTCTTACAATGGCAACCCGGCGCTTCATTCCCCCGCTTAAGGTAGACACGGGGCGGGACAAGGCCTCTTCCGGAAGAAGCCTTAAAAGCTCTTCTCTGGCCTGTTTTCTGCTTCGGGAGGAACGACCGGGGATTACCATGGTAATGTTGTCTACCGGGGTAAATGACTCACACAGACGGTTCTCCTGAAACACGGCGGAGGCTCTTGTGCCCTGAAGTCCTTCCATGGATCCGGAGTCGGCCTCTTCTAGTCCCAGAAGGATCCGGAAGAATGTGGTTTTTCCGGATCCTGAGGATCCCATGAGACAGTAGACCTGGCCGGAATGAAGGGATAGATTTACCTGCATAAATACTTTAAGAGTCCCAAAGGATTTGGACAGATGATTTACCTTTAATTCCATGGATCAGACCTCCTTTCTTTTATGGGATTTCCGGCCGGGACTTGCAAGGTTTAAAAGCCATAAAAAGAATTTTTCAAAAAGGGCGCTAATGACGATAATAACCAGGGTCCAGGCAAAAAGGTCCGCAGTACTTAAATAAATTTTTGCCATATAGAGTTTTTCGCCGATGGAATGGCTTGGGACGCCGATCACCTCGGCGGCAACCCCGGATTTCCAGCCCATGCCCAAAGCCACCCTGCAGCCGCTTATGAGGTAGGGAAGAAGGGCGGGGCGGTATATATAAAGGAGCTTCTTTTTGCCTTGCATACGGAACACCCGGGCCATTTCCAAAAGCTTTGGATCGGTACTCATAAATCCTGCTATGGTATTTATGTAAATGATGGGGAATACCACAAGAAAGGCGATAAAAACGGACAAATTTTCAGAACCTACCCAGATCAGGGCCAGTATGACAAAGGAAGCTACCGGAACCGATTTTATCAGGGACATAAGCGGTTCCAGCAAATCCCTTAAAAGGGGGAAACGCCATGCAGCTCCCCCGGCCAGGATTCCTGAGCCAAAGGCCATAAGGAATCCAAGGCTTATCTTTCCAAAGGAGAGGGCAATGGTTAGCCAGAAGCCGGACTTGGCCCCCTGGACCCATAAAGCCTGGATCACCTCCAAAGGGCCTACCAGTATGATGCTGTTGTGCACGGACAGGCTTACTGCCTGCCACGCAAGAAGCCAGAGAAAGATGATACCGGCCTTTTTAGCCGGGAGGGCTGTTGGTTTCATAATGGGATTCTCCTTATAAAGCTTTACCTTTATTATGGCATATAGTAGAAGTCATCGGCTGGCAGTGTTCCGCCTACGGAAGACGGCTCCATATCGAAAAGAACTTTTAAGTATCCGCTAAGCAGAGATTTCATCTGGTCTCCGTCTACATAGGTGATGCTGCAGTATGGGATGGCCTTTTCAGCAACCGGGGCTTTTTCAATGATTCCGGCAGCAGCCACCAGAGCTGCGGTTTCGGCTACATTGGCATTGGCAAATTCCGCAGATTCCTTATGTTCCGCCATAAAGGTGGCAATGGCATCCCCATGGTCTTTGATCACGTCATTCCGGCAGATGGTAACCCCGGTCACCAGACTGCCGCCGCTTTCACCGGCTGTGGCATCCCACTCCTTTGTTAAGTCAAGAACCATTTTAAGGGAGTCATTCTGAGCCATGGCAGCTGTTACAAAGGGTTGGGGAAGAAGACCTACTGCATCAGGCTTTTCCTTCAGGATAGAAACGACCTCAGCGGCTTCGGATTTATATTCCAGGGTTACGTCGTCAGCGGTTAAGCCGCTGGCTTTAAGCACATGCTGAAGGGCATAGTCCGGTGTGGTTCCCTTGCCGGTCAAGTAAACGGTCTTACCCTTTAAGTCTGCGGCTGTTTTAATGGAATCATCGGCGGATACCCCGTAGAGAACACCCAGGGTGTTAATATCCAGGACGGTCACCTCATGATTGGTTTTGTTATAAATAATAGAGGCCATATTGGCAGGTACAAGGGCGACATCCAATTCTTTGCTTACAATTTTTCCAAGGAGTTCGTCAGCAGCGGTTACCATGGTAAAATCATAGGAGCCTTCTGCATTGCCTTTTTCAGACTGGTCCATCAGCTTTACAAGGCCCATAGAGGTAGGCCCTTTTAAGGAACCGATCTTTAAGGTATAACGATCAGCAGGTTCTTGGGCTTTTGACGTTTCTTCTGCTGTCTCAGAGGTGGATTCCTTTTCAGAGACTGATGTTGCCTGGGGGTTTTCAGCGCCGCCCTTTGCACAGCCGGAGAGTACGGCAGCCGTTACGGCAAACGCCATCAATAGGGATAATGTTTTTTTCATAATGATCCTCACTTTCTGTCCGTACCTGTTATAGTTCTTTTTTCTTTACGTCCATCAAAAAATCCCACACCAAAAGGCATGGGATATCCGGTTTACGTATTCTCCTCGCCTTCGCCGTCAGGGATCCTTCCGGGTTAGTACGAACACCTTCAGTATATCATTATTCCCCCATATTTGTCAAAATATAGATACAGATATATTGGCAGATGTGGTATACTGTATATACCTATGACGATCAAGTCTGACGGTAACAATGAAAGGAGAAAATGGTATATGAATGAAGTATATGCAAAGCTTAAAAATTGTTTGGAAAGTGTGCGGGAGAAGACTGACTTTGTCCCGGAGATAGCTCTGATCCTGGGGTCCGGCCTTGGGGAATATGCAGAGGAGATAAAGGTTGAGACCTCCATTGATTATAAAGACATTGAAGGATTTCCGATTTCAACGGTGGCAGGCCATAAAGGAAGGTTTGTATTCGGATATGTAAATGATGTTCCGGTGGTTATCATGCAGGGACGGGTTCATTTTTATGAGGGATATCCAATGACGGATGTGGTGCTTCCGGCCAGGCTTATGGGACTTTTAGGAGCAAAGGTCCTGTTTTTAACCAATGCCTGCGGCGGTGTTAACAAAGAGTTTAAGGCGGGTGATTTCATGCTCATAAGGGATCATATCGCGAGCTTTGTTCCGTCTCCGTTAATTGGGGCAAATTTAGAAGAGCTGGGACCCAGATTCCCGGATATGAGTGATGTTTATAGCAGAGAGCTTCAGCAGACCATCAGAGAGGCTGCAGGAGGAGAAGAAATCGGCCTTAGAGAGGGTATTTACATGCAGCTTTCCGGTCCGGCGTATGAATCTCCGACAGAGGTACAGATGTGCCGCATTCTGGGAGCTGATGCGGTAGGAATGAGCACAGCCTGTGAAGCAGTTGCAGCAAACCACATGGGGATGAAGGTTTGCGGCATTTCCTGTATCACCAATATGGCCTGCGGCATTACGGATCAGCCTTTAAGCCATGGAGAGGTACAAGAGACGGCAGACCGGGTTGCACCTTTGTTTAAAAGATTGATTACGGCATCTATTACAAAGATCGCAGGTAAATAAAAGGAGGAGTTTCTTATGGATCGGTTGTTAGCTGAACGGGTTTTGGCAGCATCAGGGGCAAAAAAGGCGTCCCTGGTGCTAAAGAATGCCAGGGTGGTCAATGTTTTTACGGCTGAGCTGGAAAACGGAGATATTGCCATCGAGGAAGGTTACATAGTAGGAGTTGGAGAATATGAGGGACAGACAGAGATCGAGCTGGGGGGCGCGGTGGTTTGTCCAGGACTGATTGACGGCCATATTCACCTGGAAAGCTCCATGGTTGCACCGGGAGAATTTGAACGCTCTGTGGTGCCTCATGGGACTCAGGCGGTTATTACGGATCCTCACGAGATCGCCAATGTGGCGGGAGCGGAAGGGATCCGCTTTATGATGGAGCGGACGAAGGGACTTACCCTTGATGTGTATTTCATGCTCCCCTCCTGTGTACCGGCAACAGGACTGGATGAATCGGGTGCTGTCCTGGCGGCTGAGAATCTTTCCCCTCTCTATGAAGAGGAGCGGGTGCTGGGCCTTGCAGAGCTTATGAACTCCTACGGAACCGTAAGGGCAGACCGTGGAATCCTTGATAAGATAGAGGAGGCCAGGAACAGGAATCTCTTAATTGACGGTCATGCTCCCGGGCTTACCGGCAGGGAGCTTAATGCCTATGTGACTGCCGGAGTGCAGTCGGACCATGAATGCTCCGATTGGGAAGAGGCCGTGGAAAAGCTTAAGAGAGGCCAGTGGATCATGATCCGGGAGGGCACGGCAGCCAGGAATTTAAATGCCCTTATGCCCCTGTTTAAGGAGCCGTATTACCACCGCTGCATGCTGGTTACTGATGACAAGCATCCAGGGGATTTGATCCGGCTGGGGCATTTAGACTATATCATTAAGAAGGCCATTAGCCTGGGTGCTGATCCGGTTCATGCGGTCATGATGGCATCCCTTCATCCGGCTGGGTATTTCGGGCTTCGGGATGTAGGAGCCGTTGCACCGGGATATAAGGCAAACTTTATTGTTGTTTCCGATCTCAATGAATTTGAGGTAAAGCAGGTATATAAAAATGGAAAGCTGGTGGCGGAAAACGGAGCAATGAAGGAGGAAATCCTTGCAGCTGAAGAACGGAGCGTGGAAACGCCTGTCAGAGTGGGAGATTCCTTCCATTTAGACGAGATTCGTCCGGAAGATTTCCATATAAAGAAAAAAGGCAATACCATCCGGGTAATTTGTCTCACTCCCGGAGAGCTTACCACCAAATCCCTTTTGGCCCCATGGGTAGAAAAGGTGGGGGTCGCTCCCGGCGTCAACATTGAGCAGGACATCGTGAAAATGGCAGTGCTGGAACGCCATCATAATACCGGCCATATGGGACTCGGCTTTTTAGGGGGGTATGGCTTAAAACGGGGCGCAGTGGCCACCAGCATTGCCCACGATTCCCATAACCTGATTGTTGCAGGGACCAATGATGAAGATATGGCTCTTGCTGCCAACATTGTGAGGAAGAACCGGGGCGGCCTGGCGGTCGTGGCCGATGGAAAGCTTTTAGGTGAGCTGCCTCTTCCCATTGCAGGTCTTATGAGCGAGGAGCCGGCTGAATGGGTGGATGAAAAGCTGGAAGAACTAAAGGCCCAGACTAGAAGTCTTGGAATCGGTGACAGCATCGATCCTTTCATGACCCTTGCTTTTGCAAGCCTTCCGGTAATTCCCGAGCTGCGGCTGAATACATATGGCCTTATTGACGTAGAGAAACAGGAGATTTTAGAGACAATTATTTCCTGTATGTGAAAAAGAACAGGAAATCGGTAAAAAAATATTGATAGAAATATAACGATGTGCGATAATGTTCCAAAAGGGCAATTGAATGTAAGGTAATAAATTTGGAGGGAGAATATTCATGAGAGTAACAATATGTATAGGTAGCGCATGTCATTTAAAGGGTTCCAGAGATATCATCGCACAGCTGCAGACCCTTGTGAAGGAGAACCACCTGGAGGATAAGGTGGATCTAAACGGGTCTTTTTGCTGCGGCGATTGTGTAAATGGCGTCTGTGTGACCGTGGAAGGTCAGTTATACTCTTTAAAACCAGAAGAAACAAAGGAGTTTTTTGACAAAGAGATCATGGGGAGGCTGTAATCATGGGAATCATTGATTTCAAGGCTACTAAATGCAAACATTGCTATAAATGTATTCGTAATTGCGAAGTCAAGGCAGTCATGATTAAAGATGAGCGGGCTGAAATTATGCCGGATAAGTGCATTTTATGCGGAAAATGCATGCAGGTATGTCCTCAGTCAGCAAAAACTCTCATAAGTGATCTGGATCTGGTAAAGAGTTACATTGACGCAGGGATCCGGACGGTTATCTCCCTGGCACCATCTTATATGGGATTGTTAAACTATAAGACCATCGGCCAGGTTAACGGTGCGCTGCGGAAGCTGGGATTTTATGACGTAAGGGAGACTTCGGAAGGGGCGGCTGTTGTAACAGCGGAATATGCCAGGCTTTTAAGTGAAGGGAAGATGGAGAACATCATCACCACCTGCTGCCCCAGCGTCAATGATTTGATCGAGATTTATTACCCCCAGCTGATTCCACATATGGCTCCTGTGGTATCTCCTATGATTGCCCATGGAAAGATGTTAAAAGAAGAACTGGGAACTGAGGTAAAGGTGGTTTTCCTTGGACCGTGCATCGCAAAGAAAAAGGAAGCTGGAGACCCCCGTCATGATGGCTATATTGATGCTGTCCTGAATTTCAATGATATTTCCAGGTGGCTTTCTGAAGAGGAAATCACCATTGAAGACTGCGAGGATATCCCGTTTGTAAGGAACCCCAGAATCAACCGCCTTTATCCGGTTACCAATGGAGTGGTAAATTCTGTTCTGGCCACGGAAGAGGAACGGGATGGATACCGGAAATTTTATGTCCATGGCTGCCTCAACTGCATGGATTTGTGCGAAAGCATGCTGCGGGGAGGAATTAAGGGCTGCTTTATTGAGATGAATATGTGCTCTGGCGGCTGCATCAAGGGTCCCACCGTAGAGGACGAGAACGTATCCAGATTCAAGATCAAGCTGGATATGGAGGAATCCATTGAAAAGGATCCGGTACCAAGGGAGGAGCTGGCCCCTGTTATGGAACGACTCTCCTTTCGGAAGCTGTTCCTGGACCGTGCACCCAAAGATGCCATGCCAACTGAAGTCCAGATTCAGGAGATATTAAAAATGACCGGAAAGACCAGGCCGGAGGATGAATTAAACTGCGGCGCCTGCGGTTATTCCACCTGCCGGGAAAAGGCCATAGCGGTTTTCCAGAAAAAGGCAGAGCTTAATATGTGCATTCCATTTATGCATGAAAAATCAGAGTCATTATCCAATCTCGTGATGCAAACCTCTCCCAATATTGTTCTGATCGTGGATAAAGATATGAAAATTTTAGAGTATTCTGCAGTGGGAGAAAAGTATTTTGGAAAAACCAGGCAGGAAGCTTTGACCATGTATTTATATGAACTCATTGATCCTTCAGATTTCCAGTGGGTTTATAATACCCACCAGAAGATCCATGGAAAAAAGGTGACTTATGGGGAATACCATATTTCCACTCTTCAGAATATTCTTTACATTGAAAAAGAAGATGTGGTATTAGCCACCTTCATAGATATCACCAAAGAGGAAGAACAGGCAAAACAGGACTACGAACAGAAACTGGAAACCATTGCCCTGGCACAGAAGGTCATTCACAAGCAGATGATGGTGGCCCAGGAAATTGCTGGTCTCTTAGGGGAAACCACGGCGGAGACCAAGACTACCTTAACGAAGCTTTGCAGATCCTTACTGGATGAGGGAAATGAAGGTGAGGTTAAGTGATGGGGGTTACCGTAGATGTTGCATACACAAGCCTGAATAAATTCAAGGAAGTATTGTGCGGAGATAAGGTTGAACTTTTGCAGACCGAGGATTCCAATATTATGATACTCGCCGACGGTATGGGCAGCGGGGTAAAGGCCAACATTCTGGCCACCATGACCTCCAAGATTTTAGGAACCATGTTTCTAAACGGTGCGACCCTGGAAGAGTGTGTGGAAACCATTGTGGAGACCCTTCCGGTATGTCAGGTGCGCCAGGTAGCCTATTCCACCTTCAGCATCCTTCAGGTGTTTCATGACGGTGAAGCCTATCTGGTAGAATTTGATAATCCCGGCTGTATCTTCATCAGGGATGGGAGCCTGGTTTCCATACCGCGAAACACCAGGGTTATCAGGGATAAAAAAATCAATGAGTACCGTTTTAAGGTGAGAAAAGGGGACGCGTTGATCCTGATGAGTGACGGGACCATCCATGCAGGAGTGGGGAAGCTCCTGAATTTTGGCTGGCTGTGGGAGGATGTTGCTTCTTATGCGGTGAAGCAGTACCACCTGACCATATCTGCAGCTCGTCTGGCTACTGCGTTAACCAGTGCCTGTGATGAACTGTATCAGTACCGGCCTGGCGATGATACCACGGTTGCCGTTATGAGGATCATTGACCGTAAGCCGGTGCATTTGATGACAGGCCCGCCCAGGAAGACGGAGGACGACTTCGTGATGGTGAGTGATTTTCTGTCAGGAGATGATACCGCTAAGAAAGTCGTCTGCGGAGGAACCAGTGCTAATATTGTTTCCAGGGTAACTGAAAGGGAGCTGTCTGTTTCTCTGGATTACAATGATCCGGACATTCCGCCAATCGCTTATATTGACGGTATTGAGCTGGTTACGGAAGGTGTTTTGACATTAAATAAAGTTTTAAAGCTTTTAAGGCGTTATGTGATGAATGAATCCGTCACGGAGGATTTTTTTCTGGAGTTAGATAAGCCAAATGGAGCTTCCATGGTGGCGAAGATGATCATTGAGGATTATACGGAGCTTAAGTTATACGTGGGAATGGCAATTAACAGCGCTTATCAGAATCCTGGCCTGCCCTTTGATTTGGGGATCCGCCAGAATCTTGTGGAGCAGTTAAAGCACGTAGTGGAAGAAATGGGGAAAAGGGTTACGGTAACCTATTATTGAATTTGGATAGATATTCACAGAACCACGATACGTGGAAGTTACAAGGAGGAAGAATATGGCAACAAATGATGCGACATTACTTCGCATAAAGCATCAGGTTTTAAATGAAGTGGCGAAACTTGCATGGGAGGGAAAGCTGGAGGAGAAAAGAAATGAGATTCCCTATGATATCATTCCAGGTCCCAAGGCCCAGTTCCGCTGCTGCATTTACAGGGAACGGGAAATCATCAGAGAGAGAATCCGCCTGGCGGAAGGTCTCTGCCCCAGCGGAAGGGATACGAAGAACGTCGTTCAGGTAATCAGCTCTGCCTGTGAAGACTGTCCCATCGCCCGGTATGTGGTAACCGATAACTGCCAGCTGTGTATGGGTAAGGCGTGCCAGGGTTCCTGTAATTTTGGCGCCATCAGCATGGGACGTGATCGTGCTTATATTGATCCTGATAAATGCAAGGAATGCGGCAAGTGTTCCCAGGCATGTCCTTATAACGCCATAGCAGATCTGACCCGTCCCTGTAAGAAAAGCTGTCCGGTGGATGCCATCACCATGGACGAGAACGGCATTGTAGTCATTGACGAAAGCAAATGCATCCAGTGCGGAGCCTGCATTCATGGCTGCCCCTTTGGCGCCATTGATTCCAAGACATTCCTGGTGGATGTGATTAATCTTATTAACGCCGGGAAACGGGTGGTTGCCATGGTCGCTCCGGCGACAGAAGGCCAGTTCGGCCCGGAAATCACCATGGCAAGCTGGAGAACCGCTTTAAAGAAAATCGGTTTCCAGGATATGGTTGAGGTTGCCCTTGGCGGCGATCTGACCGCTGCAGCAGAAGCGGCGGAATGGGCAGAGGCTTTTAAGGAAGGCAAGAAGATGACGACCTCCTGCTGTCCGGCATTTGTGAACATGATTAAACAGCATTATCCTATGCTCCTTGAGAATATGTCCACCACCGTATCCCCTATGTGCGCTGTATCAAGAATGCTGAAGGAAAAGGACCCGGAGACGATCACCGTATTCATCGGGCCGTGTATTGCTAAGAAAAGCGAAACCCTGGATTTAAATATTAAAGACAACGCGGATTATGCCCTGACCCTGGGAGAAATTCAGGCAATGATGGCATCAAAGGGCGTAGAGCTTTTGCCGGAAGAAAACACCTACCAGGCAGGATCCGTATTCGGTAAGCGTTTTGGAAATGGAGGCGGTGTGACTGCGGCTGTTCTGGAATGCTTAAAGGAGACGGGAGAAAGTACGGATATCGAAGTCCTTAAATGCAATGGAGCGGCTGAGTGCAAGAAGGCTCTGATGCTTCTTAAGATTGGTAGGCTTCCAGGAGACTTCATAGAAGGAATGGCATGTGTGGGAGGCTGTGTAGGCGGTCCCAGCAGGCATAAGAGTGAGAATGAAGCAAAGAAAGCCCGTGATTTGCTGATCAAACAGGCGGATGGAAGAGAAGTTCACGAGAACTTACGAAACCAGGGCCTTGAAGAAGTAGCGATGCACAGACATTAACAAAAAGGCTATGGGTGTTCCCTTTTTTATCGGGAACACCCATAGCCTTTTTTATTTACATTCCTGCGTACTGGCTCTTAACTTTCGTAAGTTTCTGCTGTTCTGCCTGATCTGTGGTATACCATCCCTTTGCGGACATTTTCTTGTAGATATCGCCCTGCATGCACAGGCTGTCGCTTAATGCGGTGTCAAATGCCTGATGTACGTTCATGGTAGGGGATTCGATGGTTCCATGCAGGTATAAGTCACACACTCCTTTTGTGGTGTGGAGCAGGTTTTCCATAATACACTTGTCATCCATATGTGATTCCTCCTTACACTAAGTTATAGAAGCTGTCAAAAATCTGCTGGTGCTTCTGCATAAGCTGCTGCGCACAAGCTTTTAATTCAGGATCCTGAAGATTCTGCGTTGCTTGCTGGCATTGGGTTTTTAAAAATTGCTCATGGCCAAGAGCATCTTCAATATAATTTAATTCTTTTGGGCTCATATGATATTCCCTCCATTGTTATACTATCCTCCGGTGTGTTTTCCCGGAAGACAGTATTAATATGGACGTTTTATGGAAATCCATGCATAACAACGGAAATAATTCATTAACAGGGAGTAGAATCCTTGATATTTTTTATGATTCCTTATAATTGCCATAACTTGTATAAATTTCTTTCACAACCTCATAAGAAAGTTTGTGCCTTCTGTATTCGTCGACGATTCCCTTATTATTCATTGTCCTTGGGCGGTTAAGGAACCATTCTTCACTAATTCTGACATCGCAGAACTGCCAGATATACAGTCCCGACGAAC is a genomic window of Lacrimispora sphenoides containing:
- a CDS encoding methylated-DNA--[protein]-cysteine S-methyltransferase — translated: MKYWEVYESKIGPLTILCDDEALLRIDFGRTEPLNAVRERTELIRRAEGQLEEYMAGKRTVFDLPLKPEGTEFQRKVWNALLLIPYGETKSYKDIAVMIDNPKGCRAVGMANNRNPIPVIIPCHRVIGATGSLIGYGGGLDIKVKLLDLERTEAS
- a CDS encoding ATP-binding cassette domain-containing protein, producing the protein MELKVNHLSKSFGTLKVFMQVNLSLHSGQVYCLMGSSGSGKTTFFRILLGLEEADSGSMEGLQGTRASAVFQENRLCESFTPVDNITMVIPGRSSRSRKQAREELLRLLPEEALSRPVSTLSGGMKRRVAIVRALSVPCDMILMDEPFTGLDENTKRTVIQYIKEKTRDKLVIISTHQEEDVPLLNGTLIKL
- a CDS encoding ABC transporter permease, whose protein sequence is MKPTALPAKKAGIIFLWLLAWQAVSLSVHNSIILVGPLEVIQALWVQGAKSGFWLTIALSFGKISLGFLMAFGSGILAGGAAWRFPLLRDLLEPLMSLIKSVPVASFVILALIWVGSENLSVFIAFLVVFPIIYINTIAGFMSTDPKLLEMARVFRMQGKKKLLYIYRPALLPYLISGCRVALGMGWKSGVAAEVIGVPSHSIGEKLYMAKIYLSTADLFAWTLVIIVISALFEKFFLWLLNLASPGRKSHKRKEV
- a CDS encoding MqnA/MqnD/SBP family protein translates to MKKTLSLLMAFAVTAAVLSGCAKGGAENPQATSVSEKESTSETAEETSKAQEPADRYTLKIGSLKGPTSMGLVKLMDQSEKGNAEGSYDFTMVTAADELLGKIVSKELDVALVPANMASIIYNKTNHEVTVLDINTLGVLYGVSADDSIKTAADLKGKTVYLTGKGTTPDYALQHVLKASGLTADDVTLEYKSEAAEVVSILKEKPDAVGLLPQPFVTAAMAQNDSLKMVLDLTKEWDATAGESGGSLVTGVTICRNDVIKDHGDAIATFMAEHKESAEFANANVAETAALVAAAGIIEKAPVAEKAIPYCSITYVDGDQMKSLLSGYLKVLFDMEPSSVGGTLPADDFYYMP
- a CDS encoding purine-nucleoside phosphorylase; translated protein: MNEVYAKLKNCLESVREKTDFVPEIALILGSGLGEYAEEIKVETSIDYKDIEGFPISTVAGHKGRFVFGYVNDVPVVIMQGRVHFYEGYPMTDVVLPARLMGLLGAKVLFLTNACGGVNKEFKAGDFMLIRDHIASFVPSPLIGANLEELGPRFPDMSDVYSRELQQTIREAAGGEEIGLREGIYMQLSGPAYESPTEVQMCRILGADAVGMSTACEAVAANHMGMKVCGISCITNMACGITDQPLSHGEVQETADRVAPLFKRLITASITKIAGK
- the ade gene encoding adenine deaminase, with the protein product MDRLLAERVLAASGAKKASLVLKNARVVNVFTAELENGDIAIEEGYIVGVGEYEGQTEIELGGAVVCPGLIDGHIHLESSMVAPGEFERSVVPHGTQAVITDPHEIANVAGAEGIRFMMERTKGLTLDVYFMLPSCVPATGLDESGAVLAAENLSPLYEEERVLGLAELMNSYGTVRADRGILDKIEEARNRNLLIDGHAPGLTGRELNAYVTAGVQSDHECSDWEEAVEKLKRGQWIMIREGTAARNLNALMPLFKEPYYHRCMLVTDDKHPGDLIRLGHLDYIIKKAISLGADPVHAVMMASLHPAGYFGLRDVGAVAPGYKANFIVVSDLNEFEVKQVYKNGKLVAENGAMKEEILAAEERSVETPVRVGDSFHLDEIRPEDFHIKKKGNTIRVICLTPGELTTKSLLAPWVEKVGVAPGVNIEQDIVKMAVLERHHNTGHMGLGFLGGYGLKRGAVATSIAHDSHNLIVAGTNDEDMALAANIVRKNRGGLAVVADGKLLGELPLPIAGLMSEEPAEWVDEKLEELKAQTRSLGIGDSIDPFMTLAFASLPVIPELRLNTYGLIDVEKQEILETIISCM
- a CDS encoding (2Fe-2S) ferredoxin domain-containing protein, with translation MRVTICIGSACHLKGSRDIIAQLQTLVKENHLEDKVDLNGSFCCGDCVNGVCVTVEGQLYSLKPEETKEFFDKEIMGRL
- a CDS encoding [Fe-Fe] hydrogenase large subunit C-terminal domain-containing protein, with the translated sequence MGIIDFKATKCKHCYKCIRNCEVKAVMIKDERAEIMPDKCILCGKCMQVCPQSAKTLISDLDLVKSYIDAGIRTVISLAPSYMGLLNYKTIGQVNGALRKLGFYDVRETSEGAAVVTAEYARLLSEGKMENIITTCCPSVNDLIEIYYPQLIPHMAPVVSPMIAHGKMLKEELGTEVKVVFLGPCIAKKKEAGDPRHDGYIDAVLNFNDISRWLSEEEITIEDCEDIPFVRNPRINRLYPVTNGVVNSVLATEEERDGYRKFYVHGCLNCMDLCESMLRGGIKGCFIEMNMCSGGCIKGPTVEDENVSRFKIKLDMEESIEKDPVPREELAPVMERLSFRKLFLDRAPKDAMPTEVQIQEILKMTGKTRPEDELNCGACGYSTCREKAIAVFQKKAELNMCIPFMHEKSESLSNLVMQTSPNIVLIVDKDMKILEYSAVGEKYFGKTRQEALTMYLYELIDPSDFQWVYNTHQKIHGKKVTYGEYHISTLQNILYIEKEDVVLATFIDITKEEEQAKQDYEQKLETIALAQKVIHKQMMVAQEIAGLLGETTAETKTTLTKLCRSLLDEGNEGEVK
- a CDS encoding SpoIIE family protein phosphatase produces the protein MGVTVDVAYTSLNKFKEVLCGDKVELLQTEDSNIMILADGMGSGVKANILATMTSKILGTMFLNGATLEECVETIVETLPVCQVRQVAYSTFSILQVFHDGEAYLVEFDNPGCIFIRDGSLVSIPRNTRVIRDKKINEYRFKVRKGDALILMSDGTIHAGVGKLLNFGWLWEDVASYAVKQYHLTISAARLATALTSACDELYQYRPGDDTTVAVMRIIDRKPVHLMTGPPRKTEDDFVMVSDFLSGDDTAKKVVCGGTSANIVSRVTERELSVSLDYNDPDIPPIAYIDGIELVTEGVLTLNKVLKLLRRYVMNESVTEDFFLELDKPNGASMVAKMIIEDYTELKLYVGMAINSAYQNPGLPFDLGIRQNLVEQLKHVVEEMGKRVTVTYY